A single genomic interval of Gossypium raimondii isolate GPD5lz chromosome 11, ASM2569854v1, whole genome shotgun sequence harbors:
- the LOC105761818 gene encoding 50S ribosomal protein L15, chloroplastic isoform X2 — MAAMLSISLNPNISASISLHSIFKGNSRNLRPNSLHIIPIRTRQRPEQETRCLVVVNQAVKSTQVPVQVSNVRFRLDNLGPQPGSRKKGKRKGRGISAGQGGSCGFGMRGQKSRSGPGVRKGFEGGQMPLYRRIPKLRGIAGGMHAGLPKYIPVNLKDIETAGFRDGDEVSLETLTKRGLINPSGRDRKLPLKGLICLYRVGFLLRPLHAWCTLLYSHVLCFFDSWRRGAERKTELQGPCVLGICQGKARGSWFLADCIAWPEEVG, encoded by the exons ATGGCAGCCATGCTCTCAATCTCTCTAAACCCTAATATCTCAGCTTCAATTTCCCTTCATTCCATTTTCAAG GGAAATTCGAGGAATTTAAGGCCGAATTCACTTCACATTATCCCAATCAGAACCAGGCAAAGGCCTGAACAAGAGACGAGGTGTTTAGTCGTGGTGAATCAAGCGGTGAAAAGTACTCAAGTTCCGGTTCAGGTTTCTAATGTCCGGTTCCGGTTGGATAACCTCGGACCACAACCTGGGTCAAGGAAGAAAGGGAAGCGGAAAGGGAGAGGAATATCGGCCGGACAAGGTGGTAGCTGTGGGTTCGGGATGAGGGGTCAAAAATCACGGTCTGGACCAGGTGTTAGGAAAGGGTTCGAAGGTGGTCAAATGCCGCTTTATAGGCGCATCCCTAAATTGAGAGGCATTGCTGGAG GTATGCATGCGGGATTGCCTAAATACATTCCGGTTAACTTGAAAGACATAGAAACAGCAGGATTTCGAGACGGCGACGAGGTGTCGTTGGAGACTTTGACGAAAAGGGGTTTGATTAATCCATCTGGAAGAGACAGAAAGCTCCCTTTAAAG GGCTTGATATGCTTGTATCGCGTCGGTTTTCTTTTACGTCCCCTGCACGCATGGTGTACCCTGTTGTATTCGCATGTCCTGTGTTTCTTTG ATTCTTGGCGACGGGGAGCTGAACGTAAAACTGAACTTCAAGGCCCGTGCGTTCTCGGCATCTGCCAAGGAAAAGCTCGAGGCAGCTGGTTCCTCGCTGACTGTATTGCCTGGCCGGAAGAAGTGGGTTAA
- the LOC105761818 gene encoding 50S ribosomal protein L15, chloroplastic isoform X1, with protein sequence MAAMLSISLNPNISASISLHSIFKGNSRNLRPNSLHIIPIRTRQRPEQETRCLVVVNQAVKSTQVPVQVSNVRFRLDNLGPQPGSRKKGKRKGRGISAGQGGSCGFGMRGQKSRSGPGVRKGFEGGQMPLYRRIPKLRGIAGGMHAGLPKYIPVNLKDIETAGFRDGDEVSLETLTKRGLINPSGRDRKLPLKILGDGELNVKLNFKARAFSASAKEKLEAAGSSLTVLPGRKKWVKPSVAKNLARANEYFAKKRAAASAAETESTSA encoded by the exons ATGGCAGCCATGCTCTCAATCTCTCTAAACCCTAATATCTCAGCTTCAATTTCCCTTCATTCCATTTTCAAG GGAAATTCGAGGAATTTAAGGCCGAATTCACTTCACATTATCCCAATCAGAACCAGGCAAAGGCCTGAACAAGAGACGAGGTGTTTAGTCGTGGTGAATCAAGCGGTGAAAAGTACTCAAGTTCCGGTTCAGGTTTCTAATGTCCGGTTCCGGTTGGATAACCTCGGACCACAACCTGGGTCAAGGAAGAAAGGGAAGCGGAAAGGGAGAGGAATATCGGCCGGACAAGGTGGTAGCTGTGGGTTCGGGATGAGGGGTCAAAAATCACGGTCTGGACCAGGTGTTAGGAAAGGGTTCGAAGGTGGTCAAATGCCGCTTTATAGGCGCATCCCTAAATTGAGAGGCATTGCTGGAG GTATGCATGCGGGATTGCCTAAATACATTCCGGTTAACTTGAAAGACATAGAAACAGCAGGATTTCGAGACGGCGACGAGGTGTCGTTGGAGACTTTGACGAAAAGGGGTTTGATTAATCCATCTGGAAGAGACAGAAAGCTCCCTTTAAAG ATTCTTGGCGACGGGGAGCTGAACGTAAAACTGAACTTCAAGGCCCGTGCGTTCTCGGCATCTGCCAAGGAAAAGCTCGAGGCAGCTGGTTCCTCGCTGACTGTATTGCCTGGCCGGAAGAAGTGGGTTAAGCCATCGGTTGCAAAGAACCTCGCGCGAGCCAATGAATACTTCGCCAAGAAGCGGGCTGCAGCATCTGCAGCAGAAACTGAGTCGACTTCTGCATGA